A window of Pseudochaenichthys georgianus chromosome 11, fPseGeo1.2, whole genome shotgun sequence genomic DNA:
ATCACAGAAACCACAGAAACAACTTCACAGAAGTGGCAGAGTGACGGTGTGTGAGGAAAGTCCCTTCACCTGTTACCAGAGATGAGAACATGATACACTTGGGTTACACATATTAAGACTACATGACCCGATGACAGACCTCACACAAGGACTGGAGAGAGGTGTCACTGTCAGGCTGTGGGATCTGGTGTTTCTGTTAGAGGAGCTGTTTCTCAGGTAGCTCGAGAGGAGAACACGATACGCTGCAGGCTGCAGCTCATGCCAGAGATAAGGAACTTCCTCTTTACTCATTATAAGAATGACTGGTCCTGTGATGTCTCACTTCCTTTAAAAATATGCAGGACCGTCACATGGGGAGTTACCCTGTGACAGATGAATAATTCTCTGATAAAGAAGATGTTTAAAAGAATAGTACTGTAACAAAGTGCTCAAATATTTCTCTCTTTCGACTGAGACTTAACATTTATcgagtttttgttttaaatacaaCCCACATATTGTATACTTCAATGTAAACACACTTGGATAGTTACATTTATAACATTTTAAGGCAACAACTAAGGATTCATTTCATTATGAATTAAATTGCAGTCAAAAAGTACCCAAGGTATTCTATTGTGGTGTTTGATAAACATTTCAGACCAAAAGTCCAAAACGTGAAATATTCAATAAAAGCAGAACATTCTCACATTTGAGAAGCTACGTGGAAACAGAGAATAGTTGGCCTTTTTCCATATTTCTTTTGTCTGTAATATGGATGGAATTCTGAAATCCTTCTAGTAATTGGTTTGAATCAAATGATTAATGACCTATAGTTTCATTATaatcaaaataaaaaacatttcctttttttaaatattcatcCCTATATGTAAAACAACTAAAGCTGTCAAATAAattgtaaagtaaaaatgttcAATGTTTCCTCTAATAAATACACATGAAGTAAAAATAGAGTCATTGCTCTGCGAGATATCAAATATATTATCAACAGATactcagagatggggtcgttacaaaaaaaaagtaatatattacatattacatattactttaaaaaaaagtaatatattacactacttcgttactatctacataaagtaattcgttactttactcgttactttactcgttactttactcgcagggccggcccgcccctccctacaggcagatcacgcagactgctaaagtttcaaatgttctctttagttcagtttccattgtcgcataagactgatccagatagctcctgaatgttttcctatctgaccatggctgtcctctgtctcctgctatctgaccgtggctgtcctctgtctcctgctatctgaccgtggctgtcctctgtctcctgctatctgtatattttgcgcagtctatctctgctcacgctgttgcgtcagcgtgttctcctgcgtgttggccatgtgttgcactggagccagacttcagccgagcacgtacgaactgcgcatgcgtgagtggcaataactctccttaccagcaggcagcggtagtgtgtattcgtcattcaaaacaagcaacaaccggaaaacagagaagaagaactacgtgtgtgtgatataaataaacaacagctatgtgcgttagcttcacctagcatgtgttctttgcaggtgtttgttgaggtttgattatgactgattttagaaagtaacgaagtaacgcgtgtcggggcaatgttagtaactgtagtgtgattactggattataaaagtagcgcgttacactactccgttaccgacaaagtaatattattacagtaacgcgttacaaagtaatgcgttacacccaactctgcagaTACTAAATATTTCTTTAAATAACTGTAAACTTTGCTATGCGGCTGGTTCTCCTCGCATGGCAGTATCGCTCTCTGCATTATGACACAGTTATGTAACTCTAAGGGTTAGTGGAGCACATCTGTGACAGCTGGAATAATCACTGCATCGACTTAGACCAGAGGGATGATGTCATCTGCGACTTCTCAGAATGTATATAAGTCACCCGTGCTAAGTCACCTTTTTGACCTTGACATCATCAGccactaaaatgtaattattttgAATGCAATGCATATGGAGATTCCTGGGAATTGCATTGATGTAATGCTGCATATGTCTATACAGCATAAAGTAAAGCAAGCTTTATGTGTATTGTTTAAAGAAAATTAAAAAcgttatatttattatttatttgatcCTTGTTATGTGTGCTTTAATCAttggtatttatttatatgtttttAATTCCTGATGTTTGTTTGATTTTTATTCTATTGACTtacatttgaacatttattGGTTGTAATTTTTTGTCTTGCAAATATTTATTTGGTTTCCTTTTTTACTATGTGAAGCGTTTTGGAACGGGCTGTATGCTCATATGAAATGGtgcagtgcccccctaacactgactttggacccccctgtggcccccctgaaaatatatatatttttaaagttCATGATTAAATGATttcttgagagagagagagagagagagagagagagagagagagagagagagagagagagagagagagagactttatctatttaatattgttgtaacaaataaagtaagaaatcattccaatgtatactataagacagtaaaaaaaaaacagtttaaaaggggagtgattagtaaaatatgcataaataaaaagaaagaatgctaactaggtaacgtaagataagaataaacaagtttaaatgattggttattggttatgatcatattctaaagatgtttggattattgataagtacacagctccctttcatctgagtgttaagagctgtatccataaattcattttgtgatttaaaaaaacatcttcccgggggagcatgcccccggacccccctagaggatgtgaggtccaccccccaaataaagcaggttaaaataattaaattgcatacatgttcttttagtaaacactgaaaacgggtcccacagacccaaacagcacacaaaggttaaaggtaagcatataataatgttaaaatgtgctaaacatatacactaaaaaaaaaaaagaggaggaggaggagtaaaagtagctcacgacttgttttattttttgaaagtagctctcatcctaaaaaaggttgtcCCCTGCTTTAGAGCGTACAAACTGTAACTAtaagtatctgaaataaatatgtgtactgaaacaaataccaataactgtattgcattgttttcttatgcacaattacttcatactgtctttgTCATTTTCgttctgcatttattgtgcccccctcagaaaataactggccccagcctgcccccccccccccccagccaaattggtctagaaccgccactgttcACAAGAGCAATAACATGCAGCTCTTGCTCGCATGTTTGAAGTTATTCGTTAAAGTGACTTAATCCCTTTTGTTTGGGTGTTTACAGTCAGTGGGAGGTTTCCATTGagagatgaagaggaggaggtgggAGTGCAGTCTCTCACCTCCTCTGCAGTGAGCTCCTCTCGTCATCTCCGACATGCACAGTGTGGCTGCAGCGGAATCCCGTGATGTCACGCAGTTGCCGTGGTTACGCAGTTGACGTAAGGGAGAGGGGGCGTAACCTCGGAAAAGTACCACGTGCCCCGTATATATAAAGTGGCTGGCTCCCACAGTGTGCCGGGCAGTGACAGTTGAGTGAAGCGCGCGGATTGTCAGTTTTTAGAGGTTGTGACACTGTGATAACTGACGACTAAGGGACCTTACAGGAAATACTACTGTCTGTTTTTATTCTTTGTATTGGATATTTCTACAACATCGCAATCATGGCGGTGACTGAAGCTGGATGTGATCTAACTTACTGCAAAATGAGGGGGATTGTTACTGTTCTCACCGGTGAGCAACAACAATATGACAATCCATCACTGAAGCTTATCATGTATTGATATGAGACGCGAACTAAGAGTATGTATTCAtatgtgtgttcatgtgtgagCCATATGGCTGTCACCTAATAGCGAAGTGCATTTTTGTTTGACTTTAAGGTAAACATTTAATTCACAATAAATCTTTCTTAAAATATCAAAACGCACCATCTGCGTTGTATTTAGAATCAATGATGGAAAATGCTTTGTTGGCAGTCACTGGTGTCCGGATGAGTGACCTGAAGTGGTTGCATAACCTATAAGCCCGCAGCATTAGAGGTCCATGACCAGCACGCAGATCTACCCCGTAACAGGGTATTAGGAACTGCAGAAATAGAGTATTCAATCTCAACACTGACTTTTTTGTTTCTCTAATTAGAAATAATCTTTGCATCATGTGTGATGTCTGATACTGACATCAAGTGTTTCCCTTCTGTTTTCCTGTGCAGCCTTCATCAAGGAGAGAAAAATGGGGTTGAATGACTTCATCCAGAAGCTGGTGTCTACCCCACATATCTGCCAACAGTGAGTATTTCCATTCAAAATATGTTCCGCAAGAGGGGAAATATGTTCGAATTGGTCGCAAATCTGGTCTGCTGTccttaaatattattttatacaGAAATATTTGAGATGTTTTGAATAAAAGATACACGATTAATAACGGGGCAAGGATGAGAACATGAGAATGACCTACTTAGAGCTGCCTTTTTACACATCTGACATCACAGCCCAGGCTTCTTAGAAATGGGTGTTTGTTAAGAAAGAACTCTATGATATTATTCACATTATGGCATTCTATGAAACAGAAAAAACATCACAGTGTGCTGTAAAAGCATGATATGATCTCATCCGGATAACCCTTACATTATTGGAGGATCCTTATGTTGCTGCTGgtgttattttgtttgttgtAGTTGGAGTGTATGGTGTATGTATATcctatttctgaaataaatagaAAAAGTGGGTTTAAATCGAGGCAAAATTAGAATCCCTAGGTCAGTTCCTGTCTGGTATTTATTTCTCAATCATTAGCCCAATCACGGGCAGCCTGCACTTGCCAATCCAATCATCCACCCTATATTGGCAGGACATCCTGTGAAAAGCGTAATCTGGGTCCAAGGAGGCAGCAGGTGTAAGAATAGTCCTTTATGACGAGTCTGTTAACAACCTCTCCACCGCTGCTGCCTAATCACCAGCAAATCCCCTATGTTCCCTCGACAGGGATAAACCGGTTATTCAGTTATATAACATGATACAAGGTGCGCACTCCCAGGGTGGGGTCTGCGGCTGTGGAAATATAATAAATGAAAACATTTGCACTAGGCTACATGTGTCCCCTTCTAGAATGAAAGGGCTTCTGATACGGAATGCTGAGTCCTGCAGAGCCGTCTCCTGTCTGTCGGCTCAGGGGCTTCAGGTGTTCCTCAGACAGGTTAGactgcatgcagatgagcttggCCGAAGCTTGACCCCTCAGTGTCAGACCGTCATCCACACCACAGCAGCAGGGAGCCTCCTTTCAGCTTTCAGTCACACCCAGCTTAGATCTGGGGGGTTGAGACTTAAATTAATTAACTCAATTATAATGTCATTTATTTTGAGTAATTCAATCTAACAAAATAAGAAAACCATTTACACTGAGTGATATTGTAAAATGTTAATAGCTGatatcaaatgtaatgtatGGCTCTTTGTTGTTTTTTCAGTGTTGAAGTCAACAACTTCCTGAAGATTGATGAGAATCAAAACGAGCAGGAAGACGGTGATGAACTTCCTGATAGTTCGTTAAGCAGGAAGTGTTTTCTGACTATTTATCTCATTTCCTTTTCAAGATGTGGCAACGCATTTATAAATGTTCTCCTTTTTATTTCTCTTACAGATGTACCTAACTTCACGAAGTTCACTGGCTGAGGACACTCAGTAAGTAGCCTTATAAGTATCATTGAAATGTGAAGAATTGTGTAAAACATGCACACCTCACTGTGTGTGAATACAAATCCTCATCCTCCGTTCGCTTCTCTTCAATAGGATAAAACCTTGTGATTTTGACTACCTGAAAATCATCGGAAAAGGAAGCTTTGGAAAGGTgagtccgtcagtcttctcttTGACGTGTGGACACTTATTTTATGATGTCTCTCACCGCCTGCTGCCACACGGTCCCTGACGCAACTGTTTGATGTGTAACAGGTTCTGTTGGCTCGACACAAGGAGTCCTCAAATTATTACGCTGTTAAAGTGCTACAGAAGAAAATCATCATGAAGAAGAAAGAGGTGTGTATTCATAGCATATCTTGGACAAAGAATCTACGGAACAAGACACATATCTCATCATATAATTAATACTACGGTATTATTCTAAATGTATTAAGAGCTTAAGTTACAAGTTACTTAGATAAAGAACTTTAAAATAAAACGAGACATTTAAATATGAAACTGCTATATTAAATATTCAACAGTACATAGTGTAAAATTGTGCTGAAGTTTTCACATTAAAATGCTGCTTACACATTTAAGCTTCAGTAATAATATATCAATAATAACCGCTCTTAAAGCTCTATGAGAATTTGTAAAACCGCTTTTACTTAAGTATGATTTTGTAACAAATGTTTGTGATGAACACAGCATGACATCAACTTCTTGATCTTCCTTCCAGCAAAAGCATATCATGGCAGAGCGCAGCGTGCTGATGAAGAACATCAAGCACCCCTTCCTGGTGGGGCTGCACTTCTCCTTCCAGACTACTGACAAACTGTACTTTGTCCTCGACTACGTCAACGGTGGCGAGGTCAGTGATCATCTCAAAACATCCATACATCAGGACAGAATATCAGAGTCTTTTGATGATGCTGACAGGCTTGTGttttctcttccagctgttctACCACCTCCAGAGGGAGAGGATCTTCCTGGAGCCCAGAGCCAGGTTCTATGCTGCTGAAATTGCAAGTGCACTTGGCTACCTCCACTCCCTGCACATTGTGTACAGGTAATGAGCGATCCTacagcgccccctagtggacaTCTGTCAACAACATCGATGCTGAACTGAACTAACCTTGAAGTTAAAAACAAATGATTCTGCTTGTTCACAGGGACCTGAAGCCTGAGAACATCCTGTTGGACTCCCAGGGCCACATCGTCCTCACAGACTTCGGCCTCTGCAAAGAAGGCCTTGAGAACAACGGCACGACAACAACCTTCTGCGGGACACCAGAGGTACACAACTCATCTCTAGGCTTTTTAGTGCATCCTAAAACTAAAGAGACTTCACCAAATTCTAATTGTCGATCACGGTTCAACTCTTTGTCTCCTTTTTGCTCTCCCCTTCAGTACTTGGCTCCTGAGGTTCTCCAGAAGCAGGCGTACGACCGCACAGTGGACTGGTGGTGTCTGGGATCTGTGCTCTACGAGATGCTCTATGGACTTGTAAGTGAAACATGTGACTTTAAGCTTCTTAATGCAACTCTGTAGTAGGCATGAGCCAATAAGAATGTTTCAGGTCACGAGTATCCAGCCAAATAAATGTGATCTAAAATAATCATAACTCAGAAGTTCCCCTTGCATATAAAAAACAGCAACTTTGTGTGAGTGAATGATAACGGGCTATTTTTCACTTCCCTACAATGAATTCCAGCTCGACATTGTTTTTTAAAGTCACTAATTTGAGGTCATTTACAATTATACATTCACCACAATCAACTAAATATTGGTGTTTTATTATTACAATACAAGATGCAATTCTATATTCTTCCATCTCTACTTGACTGCTTATTCATATATTAAAGCAAACTTAATTTCTTGTCCCTTTTGCTCTCCAGCCCCCGTTCTACAGTCGTAACACGGCTGAGATGTACAACAACATCCTGCACAAGTCTCCCGTGCTGAAGCCCAACGTGTCTAACTCCGGCAGGGAGCTGCTGGAGGGGCTGCTGCAGAAGGACCGCACCAAGAGGCTGGGAGTGAAGGATGACTTTGTGAGTAACATAACAGAACCATATGAAGCTATTGGAAGCCACTTTTTCTATCTGGAGgcactttcacaccggagtacttttcccagaatagttccgatagttcttgcgttcacaccaaacaaatccggaactagaacttagttcatgagaaccttttcaggcactttcatgggagaaatgttttcccatttctgattggctgggtggattgcaaaccacgccccgtaagactcggaaaagttttgtgaagccgccattgtgtTTTCTGGCATTCATAGCCGTGGGAACATGTTTCAAATGGGGAGTGCTGTGGGGATGGCACCGGGGCCGGttctgaccaatttgctgccctaggctaGATCTTTGCTGGCGCAGCCTGAAAAACGTAATGGAGAAAAGATAAAGATCGAAACGTATTGACATGGTGACGGCTTATATAaaaaggcttcaaatgtatttagtattgtaTCAACATGTTTTAATTGAGGGGTGGACATCACATCCTttcggggggtccgggggtatgcaCCCGATGGGAAGATTttctttaacattttaaagtaaaatgcttcaatctggtgcactttgagcagaattactagagactagatctagggggtacaactctaaacacccatatgaaaaagatcggtttgcattttaataatcaaataagtagtgaacataaccaataacctaccacagccaataacaaatacatgtaacgtactttatttgttgttgttcattcatatcttattttacctagttaacatttatttatttatgtatatttttaatccctccagttttaaaggatatgtttggttactgtcctatagtatacattagaatgatttcaaacctgtttttatttatcttaataattataaaggagtgccttagaaatatttgtttacataaattgtgataaaACCGTTTGACACCCACTGAgagaactatctaactctgaactatctgcctctcagggcaaatggaaaatgtaaccggggtgaaaagggtgttatctTTAATGAATTATGAATGTGAACATCAAGTTATCTAAATTGTCTTGTCTCCTCCAGCTTGAACTCAAGCACCATTCCTTCTTCTCTCCAATCAACTGGGACGACCTGATGGCCAAGAAGATCACACCTCCATTCATCCCCTCAGTGGTGAGTTCAGAGGAGTGTAGCTCAGCAGCTGTATGTTTGATATTCTATTCATCACTACCACAACAACATATATACAAATGGCTACAATTTACTAAAGGCCTAtgggaaaaaaaatatatatattaaaatatatcAACCATTATATACGGCTGCAAGTACTCACACAATTACTCTTGTGATTAATACTTTTGTCTAATAAAAGTAATGTATATGTAGTGTTTCAGATGAGATATATATTTAAgatatatttcttttttttactgtacATTGTTTGTATCTACAGATAATAAAGcgattgtaataataataacaattctTAAAGGGCTGCTATATGTGTGCAAAAAGAAAGCCTTCATCTTCCCATCACTaccaatttaaaaaatacagcagTGTAATGCATAACAGCAACATGTATTACTGTTTTGACTTGTATTTTCTAACTAAATCATGTCCTCCCTGCTTGGCTTCACAGAGCGGCCCCACAGACCTCCGTCACTTCGACCCCGAGTTCACCCACATGCCCGTCCCCGCCTCTCTGTGCAACGACTCGCTGATGGTGACCAGCAGCGTGAAGGAAGCAGCCGGAGCGTTCCCAGGCTTCTCCTATGGTGCTCCGTCAGGGCAAGCCTTCATGTAAACGGCAACATCTCTGCCCTTCTTCGGCGAGAACTCAAGAGACACGCGCTCTGGTCCCCAGGGTCCCCGCCAGAGCAGCCTGCTGTGGTGGGGCGGCGTTACGGAGCTCCAAATGGACAGGAGCGGAAGATTTTGAGGGATCTTGTGCATGACAATTGTACAGATGGGGACTCTCATTTGACACCCTACTCTTCCGCCTCAACCACCCAAAACTATGAAACATGTGTGCCAAGTATGGATGCACTACGAGGTCAAAAAGCATCACTCTCACAGCTTCTGGTGAGGTGACATGAGGAGAAGTGCCTGAGGTTCTAAAGGCAGTTTaaacggcagcagcagcagcagcagcagcagagttgGCAAGAGCCAGCTTCATCAAAAGAATTCAaaaacatttcacttgtttggacCAGGGCGAGAGCCGTTGAGGTGTAGGCCTTCATTACATGtct
This region includes:
- the LOC117454924 gene encoding serine/threonine-protein kinase Sgk1 isoform X1, whose translation is MAVTEAGCDLTYCKMRGIVTVLTAFIKERKMGLNDFIQKLVSTPHICQHVEVNNFLKIDENQNEQEDGDELPDSSMYLTSRSSLAEDTQIKPCDFDYLKIIGKGSFGKVLLARHKESSNYYAVKVLQKKIIMKKKEQKHIMAERSVLMKNIKHPFLVGLHFSFQTTDKLYFVLDYVNGGELFYHLQRERIFLEPRARFYAAEIASALGYLHSLHIVYRDLKPENILLDSQGHIVLTDFGLCKEGLENNGTTTTFCGTPEYLAPEVLQKQAYDRTVDWWCLGSVLYEMLYGLPPFYSRNTAEMYNNILHKSPVLKPNVSNSGRELLEGLLQKDRTKRLGVKDDFLELKHHSFFSPINWDDLMAKKITPPFIPSVSGPTDLRHFDPEFTHMPVPASLCNDSLMVTSSVKEAAGAFPGFSYGAPSGQAFM
- the LOC117454924 gene encoding serine/threonine-protein kinase Sgk1 isoform X2, whose product is MFITYSFIKERKMGLNDFIQKLVSTPHICQHVEVNNFLKIDENQNEQEDGDELPDSSMYLTSRSSLAEDTQIKPCDFDYLKIIGKGSFGKVLLARHKESSNYYAVKVLQKKIIMKKKEQKHIMAERSVLMKNIKHPFLVGLHFSFQTTDKLYFVLDYVNGGELFYHLQRERIFLEPRARFYAAEIASALGYLHSLHIVYRDLKPENILLDSQGHIVLTDFGLCKEGLENNGTTTTFCGTPEYLAPEVLQKQAYDRTVDWWCLGSVLYEMLYGLPPFYSRNTAEMYNNILHKSPVLKPNVSNSGRELLEGLLQKDRTKRLGVKDDFLELKHHSFFSPINWDDLMAKKITPPFIPSVSGPTDLRHFDPEFTHMPVPASLCNDSLMVTSSVKEAAGAFPGFSYGAPSGQAFM
- the LOC117454924 gene encoding serine/threonine-protein kinase Sgk1 isoform X3, giving the protein MRIKTSRKTMYLTSRSSLAEDTQIKPCDFDYLKIIGKGSFGKVLLARHKESSNYYAVKVLQKKIIMKKKEQKHIMAERSVLMKNIKHPFLVGLHFSFQTTDKLYFVLDYVNGGELFYHLQRERIFLEPRARFYAAEIASALGYLHSLHIVYRDLKPENILLDSQGHIVLTDFGLCKEGLENNGTTTTFCGTPEYLAPEVLQKQAYDRTVDWWCLGSVLYEMLYGLPPFYSRNTAEMYNNILHKSPVLKPNVSNSGRELLEGLLQKDRTKRLGVKDDFLELKHHSFFSPINWDDLMAKKITPPFIPSVSGPTDLRHFDPEFTHMPVPASLCNDSLMVTSSVKEAAGAFPGFSYGAPSGQAFM